From the Trifolium pratense cultivar HEN17-A07 linkage group LG4, ARS_RC_1.1, whole genome shotgun sequence genome, the window AAAAATTGCTTACACTCTAATCTCGAGAGGTTACTAAGACAGCTCACTGCGTCTTGCTTCGAGAGACGATCATTGAGTGGAGATCAGGGAGAAGCTTTTCAACTTCAAAGAGTGCTTAACGGTGGTAAAAAGAGCTAATGCCTACATTTCTATTCATCTTCTGACTCTACTGTTCATATCACCCTTTTGTTTGGTTTTAGAACAATGCCAAATGATCAAAATTGATCTTAGGGTCCCATATACTGTGGAGTCCCCATCTATGTACATGTTGATTATCTTTTTTAGGGAGTGGATGGTTTGTGTATATTCATGTAACCTTGTAactttttcataataaaaacaaTGGAAATTAGATATTGTGAACTATAGCTatgatttcaatttttaaaaacagaTGAACATGTTCTGGTGCATATccaaaattatgtatcattagTACAATTGACTTGTTCTGTTGGCCATTCCTAAATATGACTACTCTTTTTTCTTTGTGTAAATTTGTAATTCAATTAAGTTATTTTTGTTCCAAATGATAGCTTCTTATTTCCACTCTTTATTTTGGTCATTTTTctgttttaaattttagttatGAAATTAAATTGGCATCTCAAGTGTAATTTCTTGATATATTTTCTATATACAATTTTTGAAATACAGATTCTAATTGGTTGACTAATTATCAGAgtaatatactaatattatttaaataaaactacATAAGTAAAACAACATATAgcaaaaataatgataaaaacaTCAATAGTGATAGCAGAAACAGCTTGATCACTAAGCTTCATATTCTTTCCACCAAGTCTATCAACCATATCTGGAACAGGTTCATAATTGATCAATTCTACCTCATAAGGATcctcaaatttaattttcaatttctcttGTTGACGACTTGCAACCTCTTGAGCTAGGGACCAATCATAAAATCTTCTACTTTCATCATTGCTGAGAACAGTGTAAACCTCTTTTAATTTCATGAATTTTTCTGAGGCTGTTTTTAGAGGGAGTGAAGTTGTGTCTGGATGATATTCCTTTGATAGTTTCCTGAATGCTACTTTGATTTCTTCAGCACTAGACTCTGGTGGTACTCCTAAGAATCTGCTTGTTTTCATCATTGTCATCATCGATTAATCTATTAGTTTTGTCATGTCAACAAACATTTCTAAGGAAACAATATCTCTGGCAATTGGCAAATTAAGCAAGCAACTAAggtacacttttttttattaagaaaagaaaattatcatGCTTCATAATGAAAAACAGAATTTAATAATAGTATCTTGACTAAAGTATCTATCTCTTAGTGGGAGGCCCCTTATGATACGGAGTTCGGccataagataaataaaatttgaccaaaaattatttcagtCTAAATTTGATCCTCTAGTTTAGAGGTGGACGACGGAGTGTGTTTTCTTTTGCGCCAAAATACAAACCCCGACGCTGAATGCGTCAACCAATTTATAACTTGCTCAAAGCGCACTTGCATGATACTGATGATGGTTTTTGTACGGATTGTGTTTTGACACAtgatatagaatgactctccgCAACAAattatctaggctcttgcaacCAAAAACCAAACATGCTAGTTATACAGTACTTTTAATTTTAAGGTTCTCATAACAAAAAAGAATGACAGTCAAAGGTGTTCTATAATATGCCAGTAGACTTATGTAGGATTTTCAGCCACATGACTAAAGTGACAAATTTAATGAAGATAACTAATACAAAAAGGAATGGTTGCAATGATTTTGGAGTTCTCACATGTAATTTGACAATTCACCAGAAACAGTAGTAACTACTAACTaacacaaacatatatatatttcctcaaatgatttttactttttatttactcaattaaaaaaaaaaatagtgcaattttttaaatgtttttcaTGTTGTCCTTCACTTAATATTTAGTTTTTGTCTACTTTTTGAAGttataataaattttgaaaaaattatgaatttaaaaaaaatcataagtaCTAGTTGTGAATATTTTAAGTAAGATATAAAGAAACTCACTCATAATGAGAACCTTGAAAACTAAGCAAATCAGCAAAATCTTCACCCAAAAGCTTCTTAGGTTGTTTCACATCttcatttgtttgtttctgtttAGTGTTACCTCCAATCCAaccttcatcttcattttccCAATGAATTCTTGTGTCAACTCCAGATGGTGCTTTTTGGGGTCCTTGAGAGTCCTTAGAAGCATGAACTTGTAAACTATAGTGAGAGTTTGTGGATTTTGTTATCCTAAAAAACCTTACTCCTTTTATTGTTTTGATGTTTCCTAAGATTGGGTTGAATAATAGAATCTGTGGAGAAGGTGTTGTTGTGGAAGCCATGAGAATGGAACAAAAAAGAATGGTTAGATTTTTGGGAAATCTTAGGATACAGTTCATGCCCCatgttttgttctgtttttttgtGTGGTTCACACTAAATTTGGGGCATGGATTTTgtaatattcattttaattatgatgattttaactatatttcaatataaattatgcGCGCAGAAAATACgattcacacaaaaaaaatcgctaaatcaattttatagaaatagaaaagaaagaagagatgTTGTGAAAAATAATACCGTGgtacaataaagaaaaaatggaaaaatgacGTGGAAAAAAGAGAAAGTATTTGTTCAAAATATTAtgagttaattaattagtatatgtttggtttcaattctagAGAAGACAGAATTAATTCTAGACGTGTAGAATTAATTCtggtttgtttgatttcttaaaagtagaattgattctgcttCCAAAATTGATTCTACTTAAAAGCTAAAAATcatagcttctgattctagaattaatttttaccttcaaattctttgttcaactAACTTTTATATGAATATAcacaaacataaatcaattctatcaaactcaattttatctcaatcaattatgtcaaacaAACACATAAGAATATCTCAACTAATTTTTCAAAGAGATGcaatatttcaaataattaacatatcacatataaaatgtaattgatttcatatata encodes:
- the LOC123920463 gene encoding NAD(P)H-quinone oxidoreductase subunit T, chloroplastic, producing the protein MNCILRFPKNLTILFCSILMASTTTPSPQILLFNPILGNIKTIKGVRFFRITKSTNSHYSLQVHASKDSQGPQKAPSGVDTRIHWENEDEGWIGGNTKQKQTNEDVKQPKKLLGEDFADLLSFQGSHYEFLGVPPESSAEEIKVAFRKLSKEYHPDTTSLPLKTASEKFMKLKEVYTVLSNDESRRFYDWSLAQEVASRQQEKLKIKFEDPYEVELINYEPVPDMVDRLGGKNMKLSDQAVSAITIDVFIIIFAICCFTYVVLFK